The proteins below are encoded in one region of Planctopirus limnophila DSM 3776:
- a CDS encoding NAD(P)/FAD-dependent oxidoreductase, translating to MIQSLDPEVIVIGGGPAGATAATLLAQAGHRVQLFEREVFPRFHIGESLIPCTYGVFARTGLLERLKDSHFVKKYSVQFVSDTGKVSAPFFFTQYKPVESSQTWQVRRADFDLMLLDHAREAGVQVHENHRVLEAIFEDDRCVGVRVKNEATGEERQVRAQVVIDGSGQSSVLLDRLQLRTWDSELKKAAVWTYYKNAWRDEGENGGATSVIQTEGKKGWFWYIPLHDNITSVGVVADFSHLFNKQRTKDLGELFQEEVDHCPGVKVRLEGAERCDQYRAAKEYSYRAKQAAGQGWVLIGDAYGFLDPLYSSGVLLAVKSGELAADAVHQGLVTNDLTRTTLGAWEPEYVLGMERMRKLVLAYYKGMNFGKLIMKYPETKDDITDLLMGDLFRAELDLTLDKVDSMLEEMAAQPVVA from the coding sequence ATGATCCAGAGCCTTGATCCTGAAGTGATTGTGATTGGTGGTGGCCCGGCGGGTGCAACAGCGGCGACACTTCTGGCGCAGGCTGGTCATCGCGTGCAGTTGTTCGAGCGGGAAGTTTTTCCGCGATTCCATATCGGGGAATCGCTGATTCCCTGCACCTATGGAGTTTTTGCACGCACGGGGCTGCTCGAGCGACTGAAAGACAGCCACTTCGTTAAGAAATACAGCGTGCAGTTTGTGAGTGATACGGGCAAAGTCTCGGCTCCATTTTTCTTTACACAGTACAAGCCCGTCGAATCTTCGCAGACATGGCAGGTGCGCAGAGCCGATTTTGATCTGATGCTGCTGGATCACGCTCGCGAGGCGGGCGTGCAGGTTCATGAGAATCATCGTGTGCTGGAAGCGATCTTTGAAGACGATCGATGCGTGGGAGTACGCGTCAAAAATGAGGCGACCGGTGAAGAGCGTCAGGTGCGAGCCCAGGTGGTGATTGATGGGAGTGGCCAAAGCTCAGTGCTGCTCGATCGCCTGCAATTGAGGACATGGGATAGCGAACTGAAAAAAGCCGCCGTCTGGACCTACTACAAAAATGCCTGGCGAGATGAGGGTGAGAATGGCGGTGCAACCTCTGTCATTCAGACAGAAGGTAAGAAAGGCTGGTTCTGGTACATCCCGCTGCACGACAACATTACCAGTGTGGGTGTTGTCGCAGATTTCTCGCATCTTTTTAACAAGCAGCGCACAAAAGACCTGGGAGAACTCTTCCAGGAAGAGGTGGATCACTGCCCGGGTGTGAAAGTTCGATTGGAGGGTGCCGAGCGATGTGATCAGTATCGGGCTGCCAAGGAATATTCCTATCGGGCAAAGCAGGCAGCAGGGCAGGGGTGGGTGCTGATTGGTGATGCCTATGGTTTTCTCGATCCGCTCTATTCTTCCGGTGTGTTGCTGGCCGTGAAATCGGGTGAACTGGCGGCTGATGCCGTCCATCAGGGCTTGGTCACCAATGATTTAACCCGTACGACACTCGGTGCCTGGGAGCCCGAGTATGTGCTAGGCATGGAGCGGATGAGAAAGCTGGTGCTGGCCTATTATAAGGGTATGAACTTTGGCAAGCTGATCATGAAGTATCCGGAAACCAAGGACGATATTACGGATCTGCTGATGGGCGATCTCTTCCGCGCTGAACTGGATCTAACACTCGATAAAGTCGATTCAATGCTCGAGGAAATGGCTGCCCAACCCGTGGTCGCCTGA
- a CDS encoding NUDIX hydrolase: MEHAHSTEELFDVVNEADEVIDVLPRSVVHARKLWHRAVHVLVFNSAGELLIHQRSAQKDEEPLTWNSSCSGHVSAGEDYDLAARRELQEELGLDTPIETIGQLPASPKLAYEHTRVYRTVTDQPPVFDPGEIAQGCYRTLPEIMADVAARPSVYSQPFRTILAWYQAEHLNKPSPKI; encoded by the coding sequence ATGGAACACGCTCACTCCACAGAAGAACTCTTTGATGTGGTCAACGAGGCTGACGAAGTGATCGACGTCTTGCCCAGATCAGTCGTCCATGCCCGTAAGCTCTGGCATCGCGCGGTTCATGTCCTGGTCTTTAACTCAGCGGGCGAACTGCTGATTCATCAGCGGTCAGCACAAAAAGATGAGGAGCCACTCACCTGGAACTCCTCCTGCTCAGGCCATGTCTCGGCAGGAGAAGATTACGACCTGGCCGCCAGACGTGAACTTCAGGAAGAGCTAGGGCTCGACACACCCATCGAAACGATCGGACAGCTCCCAGCCTCGCCCAAACTCGCTTACGAACACACACGAGTTTATCGCACGGTCACCGACCAGCCACCTGTCTTCGATCCCGGCGAAATTGCACAGGGCTGCTATCGCACTCTCCCCGAAATCATGGCCGACGTCGCTGCCCGGCCATCAGTCTATTCCCAGCCATTTCGCACGATTCTCGCGTGGTACCAGGCAGAGCACCTCAACAAACCATCGCCAAAGATTTAG
- the truD gene encoding tRNA pseudouridine(13) synthase TruD produces the protein MKLKCLPEDFQVEELSEFEIQGGNYAVYKLTKTSLGTPEAIEAILRRWKIKREHISYGGLKDRHAITQQYVTISRGPRRDLNQQNFTLVYQGQTKQHFGPTDISGNRFHIVIRDLPRNVAQKYVNLRESLLVDRLPNYFDDQRFGSLGASREFIAQPWCAGNYERALWLALAEPNPHDRPDDREEKRILRDNWGNWVDCKAKLAQSSRRSIVTYLCDHPTNFKNAFALIRVDLRGLFLSAYQSYLWNHILAELIRSKVWHERVYEVGLSAQQVAFCTSLTMEEQDELSRVKLPLPSARIDLEGSALEAHYENVLRELGIELRELRVKYPRDSFFSKGERPALIVPHNLQMAMASDEQYAGRYKVTCDFELPRGSYATIVLKRLTLDPTAVSERTHEAAGSSVAVAEED, from the coding sequence ATGAAATTGAAGTGCCTCCCCGAAGATTTCCAGGTTGAAGAACTGAGTGAGTTTGAGATTCAGGGCGGTAATTATGCCGTCTATAAACTTACGAAGACATCGCTGGGAACTCCCGAAGCCATCGAAGCGATTTTGCGCCGATGGAAAATCAAGCGAGAGCACATCAGTTATGGTGGTCTCAAAGATCGTCATGCGATTACCCAGCAATATGTGACGATCAGTCGTGGTCCTAGGCGGGATTTGAATCAGCAGAACTTTACGCTGGTTTATCAGGGGCAGACGAAGCAGCACTTTGGCCCGACCGATATTTCCGGCAATCGCTTTCACATTGTCATTCGCGATCTGCCTCGGAATGTGGCTCAAAAGTATGTGAATCTGCGGGAATCGCTGCTGGTCGATCGGCTGCCGAATTATTTTGATGATCAGCGATTTGGCTCGCTCGGTGCGTCGCGGGAGTTTATTGCTCAGCCTTGGTGCGCAGGGAATTACGAGCGAGCGTTATGGCTGGCACTGGCCGAACCGAATCCGCATGATCGGCCTGATGATCGCGAAGAAAAGCGTATTCTTCGCGACAACTGGGGCAACTGGGTCGATTGCAAAGCCAAGCTGGCCCAGTCGTCGCGTCGCAGTATTGTGACTTACCTGTGTGATCATCCCACTAACTTCAAGAATGCTTTCGCACTCATTCGTGTCGATTTGCGAGGGTTGTTTCTGTCGGCTTACCAGAGCTATTTGTGGAATCATATTCTGGCAGAATTGATTCGCAGTAAGGTCTGGCATGAGCGGGTTTACGAAGTGGGTCTTTCGGCTCAGCAGGTCGCCTTCTGCACGTCGTTGACGATGGAAGAGCAGGACGAACTGTCACGAGTCAAACTCCCTTTGCCTTCCGCACGGATTGATCTGGAAGGATCGGCTCTCGAAGCGCATTATGAGAATGTTCTGCGGGAACTGGGGATTGAGTTACGCGAACTGCGGGTGAAGTATCCGCGGGACAGTTTCTTCTCCAAGGGAGAAAGGCCGGCGCTCATTGTGCCACATAATCTGCAGATGGCGATGGCCAGTGATGAGCAGTATGCAGGTCGATACAAAGTGACGTGTGACTTTGAGTTGCCGCGTGGTTCGTATGCGACGATTGTGCTCAAGCGATTGACCCTCGACCCGACGGCTGTGAGTGAGCGCACACACGAGGCAGCCGGGAGTTCGGTCGCTGTGGCTGAAGAGGACTAA
- a CDS encoding peptidylprolyl isomerase, which translates to MLRMTRNHPVLMRQTVWTILSFVLLGSGLACDSSPVMKDAKAPVAPALEGANAEPLTPDDERAPDLFEVLLTTTNGDVVVEVHRDWAPRGADRFYTLVKSGFYDNAKFFRVVPGFVAQFGIAADPQVHAKWNAAPLRDDPVKQTNGRGTVTFATSGPNTRTSQLFINFADNSRLDSMGFSPFGIVTKGMEYVDQINPEYGEFPQQPLIEKLGDTYLSKEFPKLDGIISAKVLTPESAKPSADPQPATTETTESSKP; encoded by the coding sequence ATGCTTCGAATGACTCGCAATCACCCGGTTTTGATGCGTCAAACCGTTTGGACAATTCTCAGTTTTGTACTGCTGGGTTCTGGACTGGCCTGTGATTCTTCACCAGTGATGAAGGATGCGAAGGCTCCCGTCGCACCGGCTCTCGAAGGTGCGAATGCTGAGCCGTTAACACCGGATGATGAGCGGGCACCGGATCTGTTTGAAGTGCTCCTAACGACAACCAATGGCGATGTCGTCGTGGAAGTGCATCGCGACTGGGCTCCGCGCGGGGCTGATCGGTTTTACACACTCGTGAAGAGTGGTTTCTACGACAACGCGAAATTCTTCCGAGTGGTCCCTGGATTCGTGGCTCAGTTCGGGATTGCGGCTGATCCTCAGGTGCATGCCAAATGGAATGCTGCTCCACTGCGGGATGACCCCGTTAAGCAAACAAATGGCCGAGGAACGGTCACGTTTGCGACATCGGGGCCCAATACTCGCACGTCGCAGTTGTTTATCAATTTTGCTGATAACAGCCGGCTGGACTCGATGGGCTTCAGTCCCTTTGGCATTGTGACCAAAGGGATGGAATACGTTGATCAGATCAACCCGGAGTATGGCGAATTTCCACAGCAGCCACTGATTGAGAAGCTGGGCGATACTTATCTGTCGAAGGAGTTTCCGAAGCTCGATGGGATCATTTCTGCCAAGGTTCTGACGCCGGAATCGGCAAAACCTTCAGCGGATCCACAGCCGGCAACCACAGAGACCACAGAGTCGTCTAAGCCATAA
- the fabF gene encoding beta-ketoacyl-ACP synthase II, producing MRRRVVITGIGAITPIGNSIEEMWKAQQEAKCGISTITHFDASRFPTTFAGEVKGFKLENYVADTTPFQFSGKNIHYALGAARQAYDDSGLSDSDLDPGRLGVYLGAGEGQQDFLMIMSIIAQAQNTATGEVDLEVFTREGLARMHPQKEMEQEPNMTAGHLAAVFNAQGPNLNCLTACAASSQAIGEATEIIRRGDADAMISGGAHSMIHPFGVTGFNLLTALSTRNSSPQTASRPFDKDRDGFVLGEGAGILILEELEHAKKRGAHIYGEVVGYGSTADAYRITDIHPEGRGAIACMKMALQDAGLNTDEIDYINAHGTSTEVNDKVETLAIKQTFGEQSYKIPVSSIKSMMGHLIAAAGSVEAITCLLSIRDGVVPPTINYTTPDPDCDLDYIPNAARERKVRRALSNSFGFGGQNVSLIFSEYKA from the coding sequence ATGCGACGTCGAGTAGTCATTACAGGTATTGGTGCCATTACTCCCATTGGTAACTCGATTGAGGAGATGTGGAAGGCCCAGCAGGAAGCCAAGTGCGGCATCAGCACGATTACGCATTTCGATGCCAGTCGATTCCCGACGACTTTTGCTGGTGAAGTGAAGGGCTTCAAGCTCGAAAATTATGTTGCTGACACGACGCCGTTCCAGTTCAGCGGCAAGAACATTCATTACGCACTGGGTGCAGCCCGACAGGCTTACGATGATTCGGGTTTATCGGACAGTGATCTCGATCCGGGTCGTCTGGGAGTTTACCTGGGTGCCGGCGAAGGGCAGCAGGATTTTCTGATGATCATGAGCATTATTGCTCAGGCCCAGAACACCGCGACGGGAGAAGTCGATCTGGAAGTCTTTACGCGGGAAGGATTGGCCCGCATGCATCCCCAGAAAGAAATGGAGCAGGAGCCGAACATGACAGCCGGACATCTGGCTGCGGTGTTTAATGCTCAGGGGCCGAATCTGAATTGCCTGACGGCATGTGCTGCTTCGAGCCAGGCGATTGGTGAAGCGACAGAAATTATCCGCCGGGGTGATGCCGATGCGATGATTTCGGGTGGTGCTCACAGCATGATCCATCCCTTTGGAGTGACCGGCTTTAACCTGCTGACAGCTCTTTCGACTCGCAACAGCAGCCCACAGACAGCTTCGCGGCCGTTTGATAAGGATCGTGATGGATTCGTGCTGGGCGAAGGTGCCGGCATTCTGATTCTGGAAGAACTGGAACATGCCAAGAAGCGTGGGGCCCACATCTACGGTGAAGTCGTGGGTTATGGTTCAACGGCCGATGCCTACCGGATTACAGATATTCATCCAGAAGGGCGGGGAGCCATTGCCTGCATGAAGATGGCATTGCAGGATGCCGGGCTGAATACCGATGAGATTGACTACATTAATGCTCACGGCACCAGCACTGAAGTGAATGACAAGGTCGAGACGCTGGCCATTAAGCAGACCTTTGGTGAGCAGTCCTACAAGATCCCGGTTTCGAGCATTAAGAGCATGATGGGTCATTTGATTGCTGCCGCCGGGAGTGTGGAGGCAATTACCTGCCTGCTGTCGATTCGCGATGGTGTGGTACCACCGACGATTAACTACACCACTCCTGATCCCGATTGTGATCTGGATTACATTCCGAATGCTGCTCGTGAGCGGAAAGTTCGCCGGGCGTTGTCGAACAGCTTTGGATTTGGTGGTCAGAACGTTTCGCTGATTTTCTCGGAGTATAAGGCGTAA
- a CDS encoding 3-hydroxyacyl-ACP dehydratase FabZ family protein, with protein sequence MRWMWVDRFVEFESGKQAVSIKNVSLAEEHLHDHFPGFPVMPHSLILEGLAQTGGILLGESHQFSKVVVLAKVPRMTFHSYVTPGETLTYRTTLEEANAEGGMVSATAKVGDRLVAEGEILFAHVNSEQSGSVRVDQKSFVFELLRGILDVGKTGDPTLPVA encoded by the coding sequence ATGCGTTGGATGTGGGTTGATCGCTTTGTCGAGTTTGAAAGCGGCAAGCAAGCTGTTTCGATCAAGAATGTGAGTCTGGCGGAGGAGCATCTCCACGATCACTTTCCGGGTTTCCCGGTCATGCCTCACTCGTTGATCCTCGAGGGTCTGGCGCAGACGGGTGGCATTCTGCTGGGAGAATCTCATCAGTTTTCGAAGGTGGTTGTTCTGGCCAAAGTGCCGCGAATGACCTTCCACAGCTACGTCACGCCTGGTGAGACGCTGACTTACCGGACGACTCTTGAAGAAGCGAATGCCGAAGGTGGCATGGTTTCCGCGACTGCCAAAGTCGGTGATCGACTGGTGGCCGAAGGCGAGATTCTGTTTGCACATGTGAATTCCGAGCAGAGCGGCAGTGTGCGTGTGGATCAGAAAAGTTTTGTTTTTGAACTCTTGCGCGGAATACTGGACGTGGGGAAGACGGGTGACCCCACTTTGCCTGTAGCGTGA
- a CDS encoding acyl carrier protein: MPSRDEIFEKVRETLCDALGVDDDEVKESSTLFGDLGAESIDILDILFRLEKAFGIKIPRSELLPENVTAADPNFVANGVLTPAGVAELKAKMPHADIDSFAKDPKVEKLTDLLTVKMIVNFLESKLS, from the coding sequence ATGCCATCGCGCGATGAGATTTTCGAAAAGGTCCGGGAAACGCTGTGCGACGCCCTGGGAGTTGATGACGACGAAGTGAAAGAATCTTCGACGCTGTTTGGCGATCTGGGTGCCGAGTCGATTGATATTCTCGACATTCTGTTCCGGCTGGAGAAGGCTTTCGGGATCAAGATTCCCCGATCGGAACTTTTGCCCGAGAACGTGACAGCCGCTGATCCGAACTTCGTGGCCAATGGTGTCTTGACTCCCGCCGGTGTGGCTGAGTTGAAAGCCAAAATGCCACACGCAGATATTGACTCATTTGCCAAGGATCCTAAGGTTGAGAAGCTGACCGATCTTCTGACAGTGAAGATGATCGTGAATTTTCTTGAGAGTAAATTGTCCTGA
- the fabG gene encoding 3-oxoacyl-[acyl-carrier-protein] reductase yields the protein MDLTGRVALVTGGSRGIGKAIVLKLARAGAKVAFVYQSSEAPALAIVEELEASGHESWALKCDVANKAACDQVVEQVIEKWGKVDILVNNAGIIRDGLLATMTIEQWQAVIDTNLTSVFNFCQAVTRPMMSARYGRIVNMSSVSADFSNPGQANYAASKAGIEGFSRCMAVELAKRNVTVNCVAPGFIETDMTVAVVNAAGETIKKAIPCKRLGQPDDIAFAVHFLVSNEASYITGQTLKVDGGLTLGGMG from the coding sequence ATGGATTTGACTGGACGCGTCGCACTGGTGACAGGTGGCAGCCGAGGGATTGGTAAGGCGATTGTGCTGAAGCTGGCCCGCGCCGGAGCCAAGGTGGCCTTTGTGTATCAGTCGAGTGAGGCTCCAGCTTTGGCGATTGTCGAGGAGTTAGAGGCTTCAGGTCATGAAAGCTGGGCTTTGAAGTGTGATGTGGCCAACAAAGCGGCTTGTGATCAGGTGGTTGAACAGGTGATCGAGAAGTGGGGTAAGGTTGACATCCTCGTCAACAATGCCGGCATTATTCGAGATGGACTGCTGGCCACAATGACAATTGAACAGTGGCAGGCGGTGATTGATACGAATCTGACCAGCGTGTTCAATTTCTGCCAGGCAGTGACGCGACCGATGATGTCGGCCCGGTATGGTCGGATTGTGAACATGTCGAGCGTTTCCGCAGATTTTTCGAATCCAGGTCAGGCCAATTATGCTGCCAGCAAGGCCGGCATTGAGGGGTTCAGCCGGTGTATGGCTGTTGAGCTGGCGAAGCGGAATGTGACTGTGAACTGCGTGGCGCCTGGGTTCATTGAGACTGATATGACGGTGGCTGTGGTGAACGCAGCCGGTGAAACGATTAAAAAAGCGATTCCCTGCAAGAGGTTGGGTCAACCAGACGATATTGCCTTCGCCGTTCATTTTCTGGTTTCGAATGAAGCCAGTTATATTACAGGTCAAACTTTGAAGGTTGATGGCGGCTTGACTCTGGGTGGTATGGGTTGA
- a CDS encoding 3-hydroxyacyl-ACP dehydratase FabZ family protein, whose product MRFQLIDRITSLVPNESITAVKNVSIAEEYLADHFPGFPVLPGVFMLEALTQTGAWLMRASTDFSCSTILLKETRALKYNAFVAPGDQLQLSMKVKKIGPQHWEFAGSGVLASTQESAVSARIVLTQFNVADRDPSARASDEARIVWLRQLFPTLWSAAPAGQELAS is encoded by the coding sequence ATGCGTTTTCAGTTGATTGATCGCATTACGAGTCTCGTGCCCAACGAGTCGATTACGGCGGTCAAGAACGTGAGTATTGCCGAGGAATACCTGGCGGATCATTTTCCGGGTTTTCCGGTGCTGCCTGGGGTTTTCATGCTGGAGGCATTGACTCAGACCGGCGCGTGGCTGATGCGTGCCAGTACCGACTTTTCTTGCAGCACGATTCTGCTGAAGGAAACCAGGGCTCTGAAATACAATGCGTTTGTGGCACCGGGCGATCAACTGCAGCTTTCGATGAAGGTGAAAAAGATCGGTCCACAGCATTGGGAGTTTGCCGGGTCTGGCGTGCTGGCCAGCACGCAGGAATCGGCAGTCAGTGCCCGAATTGTGCTGACACAGTTTAATGTGGCAGATCGTGATCCTTCGGCGCGAGCCAGTGATGAGGCTCGAATCGTGTGGTTAAGACAATTGTTTCCCACGTTGTGGTCTGCAGCTCCTGCCGGGCAGGAGTTGGCGTCGTGA
- a CDS encoding lysophospholipid acyltransferase family protein has protein sequence MASLVYLPESTKKDVSVDNTGLPSTTPNDVVNHEPAASVAAGANEPAAVSAPCQQVAEPQPVPPPGLPLGVQRHRVWFYCQMVFRMVFYPWMGYRVSGSEQFNNLEGGLILSNHQSMLDPLLLPLAFSRPVTYLARSTLFEKRFLGAFLRKVYVVPIDRDAARAGSLREMQHRLEQGFLVGIFPEGTRSVDGEMGPLKPGFLALMRRGKVPVYPAGIAGANLALPRGKLMLRPRRVRVVFGKPILPEEIAAYSKQQDAELIELVRQRIAACAQAAEAWRRGGPAPEGPL, from the coding sequence ATGGCCAGCCTAGTTTATTTGCCAGAATCGACGAAGAAAGACGTGAGCGTGGACAATACCGGTCTTCCCTCGACCACTCCTAACGATGTGGTCAATCATGAGCCAGCAGCCTCTGTAGCAGCGGGGGCGAACGAACCGGCGGCTGTTTCTGCGCCATGCCAACAAGTTGCTGAACCACAACCTGTTCCACCTCCCGGGTTGCCGCTTGGAGTTCAGCGGCATCGGGTCTGGTTTTATTGCCAGATGGTCTTCCGAATGGTGTTCTACCCCTGGATGGGTTACCGGGTGAGTGGATCGGAGCAGTTCAATAACTTAGAGGGTGGGCTGATCTTGAGCAATCATCAGAGCATGCTCGATCCTTTGCTGTTACCACTGGCGTTTAGTCGGCCCGTCACCTATCTGGCGCGCAGCACCTTGTTTGAAAAGCGGTTTCTGGGAGCCTTCTTAAGGAAGGTTTATGTGGTGCCGATTGATCGAGATGCGGCTCGTGCGGGAAGCCTGAGGGAAATGCAGCACCGTCTCGAACAGGGGTTTCTAGTGGGAATTTTTCCTGAGGGGACACGATCGGTCGATGGAGAAATGGGGCCACTGAAACCAGGTTTTCTGGCCCTGATGCGACGCGGGAAAGTCCCTGTTTATCCTGCAGGGATTGCGGGAGCCAATCTCGCTCTGCCACGAGGCAAACTGATGTTGCGTCCCCGGCGGGTGCGTGTCGTCTTTGGGAAGCCCATTCTGCCCGAGGAGATTGCCGCTTACAGCAAGCAACAGGATGCCGAACTGATTGAACTCGTCCGGCAAAGAATCGCAGCGTGTGCTCAAGCCGCAGAAGCCTGGCGGCGCGGTGGGCCTGCTCCTGAAGGGCCCCTCTGA
- a CDS encoding MotA/TolQ/ExbB proton channel family protein gives MSSSITSYLRLLLVHIVLIGVILTGGGWCQLLPATLAQSGGTVASENESANSPSALDPQENGLAEGRSTFWWLIETSGWIGLALLIISLYFVAKVTQCFLELRESVLMPPKFVARCHQLIAEREFTTLLATAKAENSEIGRVLTTAFSGLSIGIAEAREAVDRGADTLAVNLETKISMLAVIGSLGPMIGLLGTLKGMISSFSVIALSDQQMKASAVAGGISEALILTFEGVALSVPAIYFFAFFRNRVANLTVAVQNTADEIVKRVYLAAKNN, from the coding sequence ATGTCTTCGTCGATCACGTCTTATCTGCGGCTGTTACTTGTTCACATCGTTCTGATAGGTGTCATCCTGACAGGTGGCGGCTGGTGCCAACTCTTACCAGCCACTCTCGCACAATCCGGCGGAACTGTTGCCAGCGAGAATGAATCTGCCAACTCTCCGAGTGCCCTCGACCCGCAGGAAAATGGGCTTGCAGAAGGACGCTCGACGTTCTGGTGGTTGATCGAAACTTCCGGCTGGATTGGTCTGGCACTCTTGATTATTTCCCTCTATTTCGTCGCCAAAGTCACACAGTGCTTCCTCGAGTTGCGAGAGTCCGTCCTCATGCCGCCCAAGTTTGTGGCCAGATGCCATCAACTGATTGCGGAGCGGGAATTCACCACGCTGCTGGCGACTGCCAAGGCAGAAAATTCTGAGATTGGCCGCGTACTGACCACTGCCTTCTCTGGTTTATCCATTGGCATCGCCGAAGCGCGTGAAGCGGTGGATCGTGGTGCCGACACACTGGCCGTTAACCTGGAAACCAAAATCAGCATGCTGGCCGTGATCGGTTCTTTAGGCCCGATGATTGGTCTGCTGGGCACGCTCAAGGGGATGATCTCCAGCTTTTCGGTCATTGCGCTTTCCGATCAACAGATGAAAGCCAGTGCCGTCGCCGGCGGAATCTCGGAAGCACTGATTCTCACCTTCGAAGGAGTCGCCCTTTCAGTCCCCGCGATTTACTTCTTTGCGTTTTTTCGCAATCGAGTCGCCAACCTGACAGTCGCTGTCCAGAACACTGCCGATGAAATCGTCAAACGAGTTTATCTCGCTGCCAAAAACAACTGA
- a CDS encoding ExbD/TolR family protein — MPIQRHAHGSEMNLEPNLTPLLDLVFQLITFFMLVINFKGASLDLSLKLPVLGSARPIEWKKGTEPIVINLRSDGTAQVYGEPIDPAEFFAAMARQVSNAKNPDAEAESRPVILRADERVPFSRINELMTLSREHGFENFALSAMVPSAQTGPGNRSKSVPKVPATREPGGSP, encoded by the coding sequence ATGCCCATTCAGCGCCATGCTCACGGCTCGGAGATGAATCTAGAGCCCAATCTGACACCACTGCTTGATCTCGTGTTTCAACTCATCACGTTCTTCATGCTCGTGATCAATTTCAAAGGAGCATCTCTCGATTTAAGCCTGAAACTCCCTGTTCTGGGCTCAGCCAGGCCCATTGAATGGAAAAAAGGAACAGAGCCCATCGTGATCAATCTTCGCAGCGATGGGACTGCCCAGGTTTACGGCGAACCCATCGATCCTGCCGAGTTTTTCGCAGCCATGGCTCGACAAGTCTCCAATGCTAAAAATCCCGATGCAGAGGCCGAAAGCCGACCTGTCATTCTCCGTGCGGATGAGCGGGTTCCTTTCTCGCGGATCAACGAACTGATGACTCTCAGCCGTGAACATGGATTTGAGAATTTCGCACTCAGTGCCATGGTACCTTCCGCTCAGACTGGCCCTGGAAATCGTTCCAAGTCTGTTCCAAAGGTACCCGCAACCAGAGAGCCAGGAGGTTCACCATGA
- a CDS encoding ExbD/TolR family protein — MRHRNRFSHGNVELNMAAMLDMAFQLLAFFILTFTPSPIEGQFALKLPPPVAQTQPETLTPASNDAEAMLDLQAIHLTLLANPEGRLNAVLLEDQPLFQGDWTPQQATLLNNQLKEIFQTPDSPFHQIQIISDKTLHYGDMMKVVEVVSRQKLANGKYLREIGFSERNTR, encoded by the coding sequence ATGAGGCATCGGAATCGATTCTCTCACGGAAATGTGGAACTCAACATGGCCGCCATGCTCGACATGGCGTTTCAACTTCTGGCATTCTTTATTCTCACCTTCACACCGTCGCCCATCGAAGGACAGTTCGCACTCAAACTGCCACCCCCTGTAGCGCAAACGCAACCTGAGACTTTGACTCCCGCCAGCAATGATGCCGAAGCGATGCTCGATCTGCAGGCGATCCATCTCACGTTACTGGCCAATCCCGAAGGCCGATTGAACGCAGTTCTGCTGGAAGATCAACCGCTGTTCCAGGGCGACTGGACACCCCAGCAAGCGACACTCCTGAACAATCAGCTGAAAGAGATCTTTCAAACACCAGATTCTCCCTTTCACCAGATTCAGATCATCTCGGACAAAACTCTGCACTACGGAGACATGATGAAAGTCGTGGAAGTCGTTTCCCGACAGAAACTGGCCAATGGCAAATATCTGCGGGAAATTGGATTTAGCGAACGAAACACCAGATAA